Proteins from one Chitinophagales bacterium genomic window:
- a CDS encoding TetR family transcriptional regulator C-terminal domain-containing protein yields the protein MNRNLLLDTYKTFYSKKKRRPKSVREFCTFSKIERKDFKSHYKSLFGIERDIWELFALESIQRISTAPEYEQFSAQEKLLAFYYTFLELVKQDADFVKINLQRMSKTAFISDYTDKLRKAFCRFAENILEEAAETEEIKNRPLIFAQYPKFFWLQLLAILNYWKKDSSPDNELTDAFIEKSVQLSFDLVSKGPIDSAFDLGKFLLSNR from the coding sequence ATGAACCGAAATTTACTCCTCGATACCTATAAAACTTTTTACAGTAAGAAAAAACGCAGGCCAAAATCCGTTCGTGAGTTTTGCACTTTCAGTAAAATTGAGCGCAAGGATTTCAAAAGCCATTACAAATCGCTTTTTGGAATTGAAAGGGACATTTGGGAATTGTTTGCATTGGAAAGTATTCAACGCATTAGTACTGCTCCTGAATATGAGCAATTTTCTGCTCAGGAAAAGCTGTTGGCATTTTACTACACATTTTTGGAGTTGGTTAAACAAGATGCAGATTTTGTGAAAATCAATTTGCAGCGTATGAGTAAAACTGCTTTCATATCAGATTATACCGATAAATTGCGCAAAGCATTTTGCCGCTTTGCTGAAAATATTTTAGAGGAAGCAGCCGAAACTGAAGAGATTAAAAATCGCCCTTTGATATTTGCCCAATATCCTAAATTTTTCTGGTTGCAGTTGTTAGCCATTTTAAATTACTGGAAAAAAGACAGCAGTCCCGATAATGAATTGACCGATGCGTTTATAGAAAAATCGGTACAATTGTCTTTCGATCTTGTCAGCAAAGGGCCTATTGATTCAGCATTTGATTTGGGTAAGTTTTTATTGTCTAATAGATAG
- a CDS encoding YbaB/EbfC family nucleoid-associated protein, whose product MDFGSMFGKIQEAQQKMEAVKAQLKTIHVQGDAENKQVVATFSAAKEMINIQIADELIQEGDREQIEDLVTIAVNRALEKADEVAEVETKKATDGLLPNIPGLGL is encoded by the coding sequence ATGGATTTTGGATCAATGTTTGGGAAAATTCAGGAAGCACAACAAAAAATGGAAGCTGTGAAAGCGCAGCTTAAAACCATTCATGTACAAGGCGATGCTGAAAACAAGCAAGTTGTAGCTACATTCAGTGCAGCAAAAGAAATGATCAATATTCAAATTGCCGATGAATTGATTCAAGAAGGCGACAGGGAGCAAATTGAAGACCTTGTGACCATTGCTGTAAATCGCGCACTTGAAAAAGCCGATGAAGTAGCGGAAGTGGAAACCAAAAAGGCCACCGATGGTCTATTGCCCAATATCCCGGGTTTAGGCCTATGA